GCGGGTCTGCCGGTTGCGAACGGTGTTGAGGAAGCTCGCCTCCTTGGCCGATGCGGCGGGGTCGACCTGCGTCCCGGCGGAGAGGCCGCGGGTGGCCGATTTCGGCTTCAGCGCATTGAGGATCTGGGCGGCCGGAACGGTGTCGCTGCCGGCCAGTGCGACGCCCGCCGTCATCGACAGTGCAGCGCCGATCGTCAAAAGAGACATGGAAAGGGAGCGGGTCATGGGTCTCGTCCTTAAATATCAGGCCAGCCAATCCGGCTGTTATCGTTTTGATGCTGGGAACCTAGGACCGGTTCAAAGCCGGGAATGTGACCTAGATCACGGTTGAGTGTGCCGGGCCTGTCTCGTGCCGGGCAGGGGCCGGCGACGGCGAGGAGAGCATCTTGGCCCACGTAAATCGCGTCCTCCGCTCGATCAATGACGACGGTGCCTCGCACTGCGTCGATATCTTCGTTCGCCTGGACCGGACGATCGGCTTCGAGGAATATCGGCGGGATGTGGAAGATGGCCGCGGCTGGTTTCCGATTGGCGGTCATGCGTCCCGGGTCTTCCACGACGAAAGCGCCGCGCTCGAGGCGGCGATGGCGGAGGTTTCCTGGTTGCGGCAGGTCGTTGGATCGCAGTAGGCGGTCCGAACCGCCGCCCATCATCCGGAGGCGATCATCATGCACGGCTGATTTCCGTAGCGCGGCTCTCCACAGCCGCGCGAATCTCACTACATTGCTCGGGCAATGCCCCGCGCCGCCGAACCCTTATTCCTGACCAATGCCGCCGCCCGCCATATCTGGCTGCGCGCGCAGCGGCTCGATACGACGGCGCCGTTCGGGGACGGGGCGTCAGCCGTGGCGGCCGCCGTCGACCATCTCGGCTATGTGCAGATCGACACCATCAACGTGATCGAGCGCTGCCATCACCACATCCTGTTCACCCGCATTCCGGACTATCGCCGCGCCGACCTCAAGCAGGCGCAGAGCCGGGACAAGAGCGTGTTCGAATACTGGACCCACGCGCTGTCCTACGTGCCGTCCAAGGACATCAACATCTTCCTGCCGGCGATGAAGGCGCACAAGCGCGAGGGCCACAAATGGTTCTCTTCGGTGACGCCCTCGGATACGCGCAAGATCATGCGGTTGCTGCGCGGCGGTCCGCTGACCATCCGCGACATCGAGGACGACGTGCTGACCGAGAAGGAGCATCTCTGGCAGAGCCGCAAACCTTCCAAGCGCGCGCTGCAACTCGCCTTCTATGGCGGTGTGGTCACGATCAGCGAGCGCGTCGGCATGCTGAAGACCTACGAGCTGATGACCAGGCATTTCGGCTGGGATAAGCCGCCGAAGCCCGCACCGGCCTCGGCCAGAACAGCCTATCTGCTCGACCGCGCGCTGCGCTCGCAGGGCATCGTCA
This Bradyrhizobium sp. CCBAU 53421 DNA region includes the following protein-coding sequences:
- a CDS encoding winged helix-turn-helix domain-containing protein — protein: MPRAAEPLFLTNAAARHIWLRAQRLDTTAPFGDGASAVAAAVDHLGYVQIDTINVIERCHHHILFTRIPDYRRADLKQAQSRDKSVFEYWTHALSYVPSKDINIFLPAMKAHKREGHKWFSSVTPSDTRKIMRLLRGGPLTIRDIEDDVLTEKEHLWQSRKPSKRALQLAFYGGVVTISERVGMLKTYELMTRHFGWDKPPKPAPASARTAYLLDRALRSQGIVSLDSICHLDAPSKKAVRSLIEARVRRKELVRIALDGAGKQEHWARPEVLEATGEGDPALVHILSPFDPLIIQRKRTEVFFGYGHRFEAYVPKQKRLFGYFALPVLVGDDIVAALDLKTDRQNRKLLMQKWSWVGNGKKQAGRKELKRLIEQELDRFERFQLAE